One Saimiri boliviensis isolate mSaiBol1 chromosome 17, mSaiBol1.pri, whole genome shotgun sequence genomic window carries:
- the DHRS13 gene encoding dehydrogenase/reductase SDR family member 13, protein MEALLLGAGLLLGAYVLVYYNLVKAPPCGGIGNLRGRTAVVTGANSGIGKMTALELARRGARVVLACRSRERGEAAAFDLRQESGNNEVIFMALDLASLASVRAFATAFLSSEPRLDILIHNAGISSCGRTREAFNLLLRVNHIGPFLLTHLLLPRLKACAPSRVVVVASAAHRRGRLDFKRLDRPVVGWRQELRAYADSKLANVLFARELATQLEGTGVTCYAAHPGPVNSELFLRHVPGWLRPLLRPLAWLVLRAPRGGAQTPLYCALQEGLEPLSGRYFANCHVEEVPPAARDDQAAHRLWEASKRLAGLGPVEDAEPDEDPQPADSGAPSSLSSPNPKEPTEPPNPQSSPDLSKMTRRIQAKVEPETQLS, encoded by the exons ATGGAGGCGCTGCTGCTGGGCGCGGGGTTGCTGCTGGGCGCTTACGTGCTTGTCTACTACAACCTGGTGAAGGCCCCGCCGTGCGGCGGCATAGGCAACTTGCGGGGCCGCACAGCAGTGGTCACGG GCGCCAACAGCGGCATCGGGAAGATGACGGCGCTGGAGCTGGCGCGCCGGGGAGCGCGCGTGGTGCTGGCCTGCCGCAGCCGGGAGCGCGGGGAGGCTGCTGCCTTCGACCTCCGCCAG GAGAGTGGGAACAATGAGGTCATCTTCATGGCCTTGGACTTGGCCAGTCTGGCCTCCGTGCGGGCCTTTGCCACTGCCTTCCTGAGCTCTGAGCCACGGTTGGACATCCTCATCCACAATGCCG GGATCAGTTCCTGTGGCCGGACCCGCGAGGCATTTAACCTGCTGCTTCGGGTGAACCACATTGGTCCCTTTCTGCTGACACATCTGCTGCTGCCTCGCCTGAAGGCATGTGCTCCTAGCCGAGTGGTGGTGGTAGCCTCAGCTGCCCACCGGCGAGGACGCCTCGACTTCAAACGCCTGGACCGCCCAGTGGTGGGCTGGCGGCAGGAGCTGCGGGCATATGCTGACAGTAAGCTGGCTAATGTACTGTTTGCCCGGGAGCTTGCCACCCAGCTTGAGGGCACTGGCGTCACCTGCTATGCAGCCCACCCAG GGCCTGTGAACTCGGAGCTGTTCCTGCGCCATGTTCCAGGATGGCTGCGCCCACTTTTGCGCCCATTGGCTTGGCTGGTACTCCGGGCACCAAGAGGAGGTGCCCAGACACCCCTGTACTGTGCTCTACAAGAGGGCCTCGAGCCTCTCAGTGGGAGATATTTTGCCAACTGCCATGTGGAAGAGGTGCCTCCAGCTGCCCGAGATGACCAGGCAGCCCATCGGCTATGGGAGGCCAGCAAGAGGCTGGCAGGGCTTGGGCCTGTGGAGGATGCTGAACCCGATGAAGACCCCCAGCCTGCAGACTCAGGGGCCCCCTCTTCTCTGAGCTCCCCCAACCCTAAGGAGCCCACAGAGCCCCCTAACCCTCAGAGCTCACCAGATTTGTCTAAGATGACACGCCGAATTCAGGCTAAAGTTGAGCCTGAAACCCAGCTCTCCTAA